In Hevea brasiliensis isolate MT/VB/25A 57/8 chromosome 13, ASM3005281v1, whole genome shotgun sequence, a single genomic region encodes these proteins:
- the LOC110665985 gene encoding GCN5-related N-acetyltransferase 7, chloroplastic, whose protein sequence is MAILSSYLSPLTISLSITCPNFCNSLNSTAFLQQSTSHRFHIRPIAASQVCTPHEVDKSSLIIAETEAEDELWAASCLRVRSFYEFTPSSYGLQDHKRYLAEREFEAVKERIAGKRTGFRRVSCINATLPLSQLSSLSEDLCAECKYTNNGEERVVVGTLDLNQCLRLPDEITGKKPEGIGADFMRAYLSNVCVAKELQRRGLGYELVAESKIVAQEWGISDLYVHVAVENEPAKKLYTKSGFTYENDEPAWQARFLDRPRRLLLWIGISGGHDL, encoded by the exons atggCAATCCTTTCCTCTTATCTAAGTCCTCTTACCATCTCCTTGTCCATTACATGTCCAAATTTCTGTAATTCCCTCAATTCTACTGCGTTCCTTCAACAATCGACATCTCATCGGTTTCACATCCGACCCATCGCAGCCTCTCAGGTGTGCACGCCCCACGAGGTTGACAAATCGTCACTCATAATAGCAGAAACAGAGGCGGAGGACGAGCTCTGGGCCGCCTCGTGTCTCCGTGTCCGCTCCTTCTATGAGTTCACGCCTTCCTCTTACGGCCTCCAA GATCATAAAAGGTACTTGGCGGAGCGTGAGTTTGAAGCAGTAAAAGAGCGTATTGCTGGTAAGAGGACAGGCTTTAGAAGAGTTTCTTGCATAAATGCTACTCTTCCATTATCGCAATTATCAAGCTTATCTGAAGATTTATGTGCTGAATGTAAG TATACTAATAATGGCGAAGAACGAGTAGTAGTTGGAACACTCGATCTTAATCAGTGTCTAAGACTACCAGATGAAATAACAGGCAAAAAACCTGAG GGTATTGGAGCTGATTTTATGAGGGCATACCTGAGCAATGTATGTGTTGCCAAGGAACTGCAAAGGCGTGGCTTGGGTTATGAACTTGTCGCAGAGTCAAAAATAGTAGCTCAAGAATGGG GCATAAGTGACTTATATGTCCATGTTGCCGTTGAGAATGAGCCAGCAAAGAAGTTATACACAAAGAGTGGCTTCACATATGAAAATGATGAACCTGCATGGCAAGCTAGATTTCTTGACCGGCCGCGAAGGCTTCTACTATGGATTGGTATCTCTGGTGGACACGACTTGTAA
- the LOC131172137 gene encoding uncharacterized protein LOC131172137, whose protein sequence is MIENQKVKDKQEQTFETSGENNTQTKEEETPADKNIEKKEEKKELPKPYQSPIPFPQRFQKAKLDRQFGKFLEVLYKLYINIPFTKALSQMPSYAKFLKDILSNKRKLDDYETVALTEECNMSIDKALCDLGVSVSLMPLSICQKLNVGELKPTTISLQLADRIVKYLIGILENIPIKVGKIFISIDFVILEMEEDVLILIILGKPFLATARAIIDVQNGRLALKVGEGAIGLNFF, encoded by the exons atgATAGAAAACCAAAAAGTAAAAGACAAGCAAGAACAAACATTTGAAACTTCTGGTGAAAACAACACTCAAACAAAGGAAGAAGAAACACCTGCTGACAAGAATATCGAGAAGAAAGAGGAGAAGAAGGAATTGCCCAAGCCTTATCAATCGCcaataccttttcctcagagatttcagaaagctaaACTGGAtaggcagtttgggaagtttcttGAAGTTTTGTATAAACTCTACATTAACATTCCTTTCACTAAAGCTCTATCTCAGATGCCATCttatgctaaatttttgaaggatATTTTATCCAATAAAAGGAAGCTTGATGACTATGAGACTGTAGCTCTCACTGAAGAGT GCAACATGTCCATTGACAAAGCCCTTTGTGATTTGGGAGTAAGTGTTAGTCTTATGCCACTCTCCATCTGTCAAAAGTTGAACGTTGGAGAATTGAAGCCAACTACTATCTCCTTGCAACTAGCAGATAGAATTGTTAAATATCTCATTGGAATACTAGAGAACATTCCAATCAAGGTAGGTAAAATTTTCATATCTATCGATTTTGTTATCctagagatggaagaagatgttttgATTCTCATAATCTTGGGAAAACCTTTCTTAGCAACTGCCAGAGCCATTATAGATGTCCAAAATGGGCGATTAGCTCTCAAAGTGGGAGAAGGTGCAATAGGGCTTAACTTTTTCTAA